TCTTTACTTCCAGCACACCCTACTACATAGCAGCCAAAGAGCTTTGCATATTGTCCTACCAAATTTCCAACTGATCCACAAGCAGCTGATACAAACACTTTCTCTCCTTTCCTAGGCTTGCATATATCAAAAAATCCAGCATATGCTGTCAGTCCACTGGATCCTGTAACTTGTTAAAACATTCAAACTAATtaatatgtgtttttttttgtcatttttaaacAAACAACGCAGCCAGAGATGCACATTTTATTggtgatatatttttaaattctgaAAATTCTTTTTGATTCGGACTTGAACCGCATAGATTTGCATTCGCTAAAACTGTGCCAATTTCGACTAAGTCTACTAACCAATAAGGCCGATAAATCGAGTTCATTCCAGTTCTCACGGCCATAGCCTAAATAGTaagttattatattttgatttagaAGTCTCGGATTTGATTCGTGCTTCCGATTGTAATTAAAAAGATATCGAGTTCATTACCTAATATGCTAAGATGGTAGGACAATGGGAAACCCAAAGGGTCCAATTTAGCTAACGAGGCAGGTGATTTTGTCACAGTATACTCTCCCCAGCTTATGAAACCCACAACCAAGTGATCCTTTTCATAGTCGGGATTGCCTGAAGCCACTACTTTTGCTATGCCTTGAGCTTCAATAGCCTGTCCATTCAAAATTTAGTTATTAACATATTGCCATGAATCCAAAAACATTATACACATAATAATATGTATTGCAATGGATCTGAGAGTTCATTTCAAGATAAGTATGCTTAGTAATTTGTAATCAGAATTACAAGTAACGCTGGTTCCCTTAATTTGTATTGTTCGtgttaaaaaaactaatagaATTAACCTTTTTGAAGTTACTTACTTGGCCAGGAACGATTCCAGCTGAAGAATCGACGGCCTTGTGGGAAGAACTGTAACTCTTCATACGGTTCATCTGATAAGGATCTATGGATACATAGAGGTTTTTGAGGATGATGCAATTGGAATGAGGCTCAACCATTAAAGAAATTGCTTCCGTTTTGAGCTCAAAATCCGATTCCCTCGGTGCACCCTCTACATGACTCTTCAGAGCTATAAACCTGTTTATCACTTCCATTGCTATTATTGTTCTTGTTCTGCAACTGAAACTTCTTTCACCAAATTACACAATAACAATTTATGAAAAACTCATTACTCAGAGATGGACAATTTGTGGGACAGAGACATGAGGGGTTGGGGATAGGGTACCGCTGGATTGCTTGGAGGGGACAGAGCACTATTTTCTTGAATTAGGATTTTTGATGATGTGGTGGCCCATTTTTGTGCCATGTAGATTGTGAGATCAACCGACAGGTCTTCTTTTGGGGTTATATTCTTAGTGGACTCCTAAATGCCGCCCTTTTTTTTACTATCCACAGCTCCTATTATTACCTAAATACCCTTTCccctatttttattttgaaaataaaaaagcacAACTCATTTAAACCCTGACGAATGGATATAACgattactccctccggtccataatatttgtcgcatttggccattttaataaattaaaaaaataataaatatgtcttgatCTATATGCTcttttactaaattgtccatattaattactattttttatgtttgactaatgtttttattcttactaagttatttattattaggGACAAATTTGGAAAATGACAATAAATGCTCTCTTGATATTctaaatatgataaatattatggactaCAAAAATTTcctaaatgcgacaaatattatggaccggagggagtatttagTAAAAATATCGGAAAGGGAGCAAGATATCAGACGGAAACTTAagataaacgtttgatttacattttttataattttttaattgggCGTTGACGTTTTTTCAAAATTAGCGGCGACGCcacctataatttttttgaaaaaaattaataaatcaattaaaattacgtaattaattgttttgatATATTAGTTTAGTATAATATAATTGTAGAGAATAATTGTAGGGTTTCGaatttataacttaaaatttagggtttataatttacagtttaggGTTTAGAATTTAGaatttagtttataatttagagtttagggtttagggtttaatttTAGAGTTTAGGGTTAGTTTTGAATTTacttatgttaattttattttttaattaatgttaatataaatagtttatttcaattaatgttattataaattgaatattgCAGAGTAGAAGACCCGGTAGAGGAAAAAATCTACCTACTGCTCAGTAGCTACGGATGGATCCGGAGCTAGAGGGTTCGGGACCTCGACATGGCCATTCTCGTGGTGTGACCCCATCAAAATGTGTGGACACTGTCCAGACTGATCGGGGTCTCTGAAACAAATACAtaacaattatattaatttttaataaaaacagtaatatatataattaatatacatcCATATGGAATCCGATGAGTTGAACTCAGAGCACAACCACACTGATTTACCACATCCGTACTCAACTCTACCATTCGCACCAGTTCCTCACATATTAAATCCAAACAGTAATGCGAGACTTTGCACGACATGTAGTTGAATGGGAATTTTTGACGTCGGACGCATGTGTTCTGTCTTGACTGTTCAAGTGTAACCTGCCAATATACATaacatttatattaataataataacaatattaatttTCACAAACAGTAATATTAATAATGACAGTAACATGTCGAATATCACTCATCTGTAAATCTATAATCTTATCCACCTTTGTCCAAACAGTGTCTAGTGCACTAGTGTTGGTCATTTACCGCAAGTATACGGTATCCAACTCGTAATAGAGTGGACTataagtccgggttgtcgaacaTACGAGGATAATGgatttgatgagaatgaattttcTTAACAAGCCTAAATTCGGATAGTAAAACGAGTTTGAGAAGATTAACAACTAAATTAAACAACTAAAACAAACTAACTCAACAAACAATAATCAAACAAACGTTCAAAAGTAATTGACTAACAACTATCAAAACAAATATAGATAACGGGTAAACAAGTGGATAAAAGCGTTCAAGGGTTGATACTAGCAAATAATTATAGAAATCATGGATAACGAATATTATGGCATACAACACGAACCGAGTTGTTTCGAAAACATCAATTCCCGCTTTCTCGAGTCTCACAAAACGGCAAAACTACTATCCAACCAACCAGTTAATGTATAATTCACTCTCGTGACATTAAACACAAGCAATTAACAAGCAATTAATAATCCAACTCAACGGCTACCTAACTcctaacccgctctcacggtgctATGATTTAGGTTCCTAATCATTTGGTCTATCTAATTAACCATCTCTCAATGCATTAACCAAACACAAACCATACTTTAAGAGATCAATCTAAAACAAGCATTTGATTCAATGATTAGAACATGTAAACAAGTCATTCTATTCATTCCCAATCAACCAACAATCATAAGTCATATCAACCCCTGAACATAggggtttagccaaccatgcTAAACATCATATTAATgattaataaacaaaaataataaagaaatgCTTATttagaagaataaaaaaataaacacttGCATTAATAGATAAGacttgttttaaaataaaagctCCAAGCCACCAATAGTGATGGAAAatacaaaatctggaaattatgaagaagatgaaggttGGTGGCTACACACAGACCCCAAAAACTCTAACTATGAACTAAAATTAGggaataattattataataaaagttGAATACCCTAAAAATAGATAAAGTGCCATATATAGGCAACACAAAAGAGGTGAGAAGACATCCTAGTACAAGTTGGGTTTGGCCAAAGTGGAAGTGGGCCTAAGTCTTGAAtcttcaaatttaaaatctgAGAGCAAGTTTAACCCTTGTCACGATCGTGATTTTCACTCAAAGTGAGTATCACGATCGTGACACCCTTCCTCCAAAGCTCTCGGTACATAAATTTACACTGGTCATGATTGTGACCTACAAAGTAAGTCAAGGTCACGATCGTGACATGAGTTAATTTTCTGCCGCACAACCACTAACTTCATAACTCAATTTAGAAACCTCCAAACGAGTTGGTTCTTGAACCCCTATAAagtttaggatgtctactttatttcttatgaagaacacaaactcGTTAGAAGTCTCTAACTACTCCAAAATCTTCAAATAGTGCAGTATGGTCAGATTCTCATGTATGCAAATGTGCTTTCAGCGTCTCTAAGAATTGCCACATCGTTTCTTTTTCGATTCTTCCCACTTTTAAGCCAAATACGCTCTGTAACGCTCCAATATTCCTGAAACACGCACACATACGATAAGGCACACAAATACCTCGAAATACGTGATAAAATACACTAAAGCGCACAGAAACAACTCGAGtacataggagtattttactcctatcaaccGATGCAAGAGTTGAGCCACTAATTCAGCTGAGCATGTGCACTCTCCACTCTACATGTGGTGGTGTTTCCAATATGCAGCACTTTATTCGTCCAGTGATACGCTTAACTTGTATAATACCTTTTTTAAGTATAATGTGTGCGTTATTTATTAGTTTGAGGATATTATGCTTGGATAAGTGTTATTTTGTAGGTGATTTATGCAAGAAAGTCATGAACCGAGAATCAAAGGAATTTGAAAAGGAACTAAGAAAATATGTCAAATTGATCCTTGTTTATGAACGGATAGTTTTGTTCTTCTTCAAGACCTCAAATGAGAAAGTCTTCTTCATATGAATTGTTGTATACATCCtaaaatttccaaaacatcaagAATTATTCGGAGATGTCTAGCTCGGCctatgaagttttgaagattGACAAAGTGCACGTCGCATTAGATTGCTTGCAGATTTGACCCTTCtccattaaattgatatttcaGATTACTTAGAGACCTCTTATGAATTTATCTTCTTCATATTAAATAAACTAGACATCTCAAGCTTTCCAATGAATCAAGAACCAAGTCATTTGGAGTTGTTTGCAAAGAGTTATGGTTTTCCGAAGTTGGTGGCTGCGCTGAAATCAGTCCGGCCATTGAGTAATCTTGACGACCGGCAGGATCATCTGTGAAGTGAAAAGTCACAATAATTTCAACTGAAACGCGCTAAATTCATCGGGAATCAATCCTAGTTCGACTCGGACTTGTTTTACAacataaaaggtgaaatcttgTACTTCTAGAAGATTGAGAGCATCAAAGATCAAATTCCAATTTAGATTAGGAGTGTTTCTTTACACTTAATCTTAATCCTAAAAGGAGTGACTTATGTCAAAACTCAAGTTTCAGGACCTCTATAAATAAGAGCTCGGCTCAAGGCTATTAAAATCATTCAATTTCATTATGTAAATACATCATTCTATTCTTTGTTtattagtttagtttagtttagttttagtttttagTGTAGTTGTTCTTTAGCTTAGTTTGTAAAATCATCCAAGCACAATttggattttaagattttattgAAGTGGATTATTTTCAAGCCAAATCAAATTTGATTTCTTCTCCCTTCTCTTTAATTATGCAATTCTTATTTGTTTACTCTTTTGCTTTTACTATGTTTAGCTAATTTAATTAATCCAGAGTATTGTAAGTAGTATGTGTGTATTCATTTAAATCCTAAAAACTAATTTACatatctttctttattcttgCATTCTTATTATTGGAATTAATGCTTGTAATTACTTGATCACCAATTACATGATTGAAAATCGATTTGTGTCATTAAAGCAAGTTGGTTGGAAAAGGTAATAAGAACGTAATTATAAAACATGAGTCTGTCCACTATGTTTGCGTTGCGTGGCATGTGTTGATAACTTTTCTTAATGCTTTGTTTTTAATTGTCGGATTATATTCTATTGTCCTCTAAGCCGACAATCTTTAAAACTTCATAGATTGAGCTAGACAGCTCCGAATGTTGTAATTCTTGATGTTTTGGAAAGTTTAGGATGTATACAACAATTCATATGAAGAACACTTTCTCATTTGACGTCTTGAAGAAGAACAAAACTATCCGTTCATAAACAGAGATCAATTTGACATATTTTCTTTGTTCCTTTGCAAAATTCCTTTAATTCTCGGTTCATGACTTTCTTGCATAAATCACCTACAAAATAACACCTATCCAAGCATAATAtcctcaaaataataaataacgcACACATTATACTTTGAAAAGGTATTATACAAGTTAAGCGTATCATCCAGCAGGAAACGAACTTCTTTTTGTGCATCAACCATGTGCTCTCAAGATACTTTATCACAGCTGGCCAGCCAATAGTCTGATCCTTCATCCTCCTCACAACGATATTATACTCTTCCTTTGTCGGGGATTCAATAATATTTTTCCACCTGCTGTTCTTGAAACCCTCAGCGAAAGATCTATCTCGTCCACATAGTCTAAAAACTCAGTCTTCCACGTCCTTATTGATGTGTCAGGTACAAAGCAAATGAGCAGTCTGTGGGAATACCTCTCTAATAGGTCTAATCAGCCCCAATAACTGGTCCGTGAGGATAGCCGTCAGATGCACATCATCGCCAATCAAGTTCTTCAGCCTCTCAAACACTCATCTATAGCTATGCTCAGTCTCGTCCTTCATAATGACATAAGCTATAAGGATGTTTTTGTTCGTCAGTGTCATCCCAATAATCTCGAAGAAAGGCACGTTGTACTTGTTTGTTGTGTAGGTGGAATCCATACCGATAATCCAGTAGTAGCGTCGTAGTAACTCCACACAATCTGGATGCACTAAAAAAATATGAGTCAACGCATTTGTATCCTAATCAGCAAGCGTCCAATGTACATATTTCCTCTCCACAACCAGATGATAAAACTCCCACCACTTCTTTACCCTCAAAACTAGACCTTTTCAAACTATCTCTATAGTTGTACACTTATTTACGTGTAGGGTTATCTGATGGATTTTTCTCCTAAAGGGATGCCAAAATAGCACACGGCTTAAATTGAGCCGCACTCATATCCCGTACAATGAATTTGGATGCCGGACTCAGTCCACTCATCTGACGATATCCCTCAGGATACACTGCTAAATCATGGTTGTGCATACTCTTAATCCCAGGTTTTGCAATGACAACCCAtgcatttttataaaatttcaccAAAACTGAAAAGGTGCATTTGCACGCTTTCGTCTTAGTATTCTTTCGTGAAGAGGAATCAGAATCCGTCAAAGATCCTCTATACCGC
This region of Mercurialis annua linkage group LG1-X, ddMerAnnu1.2, whole genome shotgun sequence genomic DNA includes:
- the LOC126662164 gene encoding 2-alkenal reductase (NADP(+)-dependent)-like; amino-acid sequence: MEVINRFIALKSHVEGAPRESDFELKTEAISLMVEPHSNCIILKNLYVSIDPYQMNRMKSYSSSHKAVDSSAGIVPGQAIEAQGIAKVVASGNPDYEKDHLVVGFISWGEYTVTKSPASLAKLDPLGFPLSYHLSILGSSGLTAYAGFFDICKPRKGEKVFVSAACGSVGNLVGQYAKLFGCYVVGCAGSKEKVALLKDKLGFDDAFNYKEQTDLKSTLKRYFPDGIDIYFDNVGSEMLEAAITNMNNFGRISACGAISEYTNMERKPTIDMIDIVYKRIKMQGFLMPDHLNLHSEFMSTTCVYIRNGKIQILEDVSNGVESIPSSFIGLFSGDNVGKKMVKLFEED